The following proteins are co-located in the Xanthocytophaga agilis genome:
- a CDS encoding alpha-ketoacid dehydrogenase subunit alpha/beta: protein MSKYYTTLNADTLKKAYELMCTTQHIQNVYKKNADHIPYQYSSSRGHEAIQIAVAMHLKPHDFLFPYYRDESMLLTMGIQPYELMLQLLARKEDPFSGGKMPYLHPILQREDMPQIPVPGNYTGSHSIPATGLAQGLMYLLSQNLRMDFDRPVVLCSLGDAVITEGEISEAFHIAILKKLPVIYLVQDNDWGGTVKSDEIRAVDAYELAGGFKGMKRVRINGADFVDAYDKVQIAIDYARLERMPVLLHAKCPLLDDHIAGVSHTLYRSEENFALHQRDEPIERLRRYLLIEGETEESINKIGQNIEQTINDSFEYASISQQPDTGNIMLYRFAPTKVIEEEGNRNADAPEKVTMIQAAIQAIDELLTENPEAIYSGVEIGSPLGGIHREAIGLAQKHGNERVTSMPAAESYLIGSIIGLAAAGCKPIVSMPSTKSIFLAMNQLNRLSEAFYLSNGKTIVSSVIRIPIESVGIETLLLQFKGIKIAYPSSAADMKGILKSAFIDPNPVILLEHTSLYDLTEAESPAPASDYVLPLGKSRVAQYSDEESRNEGNSLVVITYGPGVHRTIAASVHYPGSVEVLDLRTLSPLDWDAIIAAVKRHGKAMIVTLESQRGSFAEMLAGRITQQCFRFLDAPVFTCGAASLPAIPVNQQLAETAIPSADKIAEVIGQLLSY from the coding sequence ATGAGCAAATATTACACGACATTAAACGCAGATACCTTAAAGAAAGCCTACGAATTGATGTGTACAACCCAACACATCCAAAACGTATATAAAAAAAATGCGGATCACATTCCCTACCAGTATAGTTCGTCCCGTGGGCACGAAGCTATTCAGATTGCAGTAGCTATGCATCTGAAGCCCCATGATTTTCTTTTTCCCTATTATCGGGATGAATCCATGTTATTGACCATGGGGATACAGCCTTATGAGTTGATGCTTCAACTCCTTGCCCGTAAAGAAGATCCATTTTCTGGAGGAAAAATGCCCTATCTCCACCCTATCCTGCAACGTGAAGATATGCCACAAATCCCCGTACCGGGAAATTATACAGGATCACATAGCATTCCGGCTACAGGTCTTGCCCAAGGTTTAATGTACCTGTTATCACAAAACCTCCGCATGGATTTTGATCGTCCAGTTGTACTATGCTCTCTGGGAGATGCGGTTATTACAGAAGGAGAAATTAGTGAGGCATTTCATATTGCCATTTTGAAAAAGTTACCAGTTATTTATCTGGTACAGGACAACGACTGGGGAGGAACCGTAAAGTCAGATGAAATCCGGGCTGTAGATGCCTATGAACTCGCAGGTGGCTTTAAAGGTATGAAACGTGTACGTATCAATGGAGCCGACTTTGTGGATGCCTACGATAAAGTTCAGATTGCTATTGATTATGCTCGTCTGGAACGAATGCCAGTACTACTTCATGCCAAATGCCCTCTACTAGATGATCATATTGCCGGAGTTTCTCATACACTTTACCGTAGTGAAGAAAATTTTGCTTTACATCAGAGAGACGAGCCAATCGAGAGACTCAGACGCTATCTGCTCATTGAAGGAGAAACAGAAGAGAGCATCAACAAAATCGGACAGAACATTGAACAAACTATCAACGATAGCTTTGAATATGCTTCTATATCACAGCAACCAGACACAGGAAATATTATGCTGTACCGGTTTGCACCAACAAAAGTTATAGAAGAAGAGGGCAATCGGAATGCAGATGCACCAGAAAAAGTTACCATGATTCAGGCTGCGATACAAGCAATAGATGAGTTACTTACTGAAAATCCGGAAGCAATATATTCCGGAGTGGAAATAGGCAGTCCTTTGGGAGGTATTCATAGAGAAGCAATCGGACTGGCACAGAAACATGGCAATGAACGAGTTACAAGTATGCCTGCAGCAGAATCCTATCTGATAGGATCCATTATTGGTTTAGCTGCAGCAGGTTGCAAACCTATTGTCAGCATGCCTTCTACTAAAAGTATTTTCCTGGCAATGAACCAGCTGAACAGACTTTCTGAAGCATTCTACTTATCTAATGGAAAAACTATTGTTTCTTCTGTTATTCGAATTCCAATTGAATCAGTAGGCATTGAAACATTGTTATTACAGTTCAAAGGTATAAAAATCGCCTATCCATCCTCTGCAGCAGATATGAAAGGGATTTTAAAATCTGCGTTTATTGATCCAAACCCAGTTATCCTCCTTGAACATACAAGCTTGTATGATTTGACAGAAGCAGAATCGCCTGCTCCTGCCTCTGATTATGTACTACCTCTTGGAAAGTCCCGCGTTGCTCAATATTCTGATGAAGAATCCAGAAATGAAGGCAATTCGCTTGTTGTAATCACATATGGTCCAGGTGTCCATCGTACCATTGCAGCTTCAGTCCACTATCCTGGTTCTGTAGAAGTACTGGATTTACGAACATTAAGTCCTCTTGACTGGGATGCAATTATAGCAGCAGTCAAACGCCATGGTAAAGCAATGATTGTTACGTTGGAATCTCAACGGGGTTCTTTTGCCGAAATGCTGGCAGGCCGAATTACTCAACAATGTTTTCGTTTTCTGGATGCACCCGTATTTACTTGTGGGGCAGCCTCTCTTCCTGCTATTCCTGTAAATCAACAATTAGCAGAGACAGCAATCCCCTCAGCAGATAAAATTGCAGAAGTGATTGGTCAGTTATTAAGCTATTAA
- a CDS encoding aconitate hydratase, translated as MAFDIEMIKGVYARMGERISAARQAVGRPLTLAEKILYGHLFEGKPTKPYERGKDYVDFAPDRVAMQDATAQMALLQFMQAGRAQVAVPSTVHCDHLIQAKVGAEKDLAVAKDINKEVYDFLASVSDKYGIGFWKAGAGIIHQVVLENYAFPGGMMIGTDSHTPNAGGLGMIAIGVGGADACDVMAGLAWELKMPKLIGVKLTGKLSGWVSAKDVILWVAGQLTVKGGTGYIVEYFGEGAESLSATGKATICNMGAEIGATTSVFAYDEKMKAYLESTSRADVAAEADKVKDNLRSDAEVYADPAKFYDQLLELNLSELEPYVNGPYTPDLAWPISKFAQAVKENNYPQKLEVGLIGSCTNSSYEDMTRAASVAKQAATKKLKAKAEFTVTPGSELVRYTAERDGLLGIFESIGGVVMANACGPCIGQWARHIDDPNRANSIITSFNRNFAKRNDGLSATRSFVASPEIVTAMVIAGDLTFNPMKDKLINEDGQEVMLDEPVGLEAPTKGYAVEDAGYQAPAEDGSKVQVLVDPKSDRLQLLDPFAPWEGVDLKGLKLLIKAKGKCTTDHISMAGPWLKYRGHLDNISNNMLIGALNYYNDATNKVKNQLDGSYDEVPKVQRAYKAAGIGSIVVGDENYGEGSSREHAAMEPRFLGVRVILVKSFARIHETNLKKQGMLALTFANPADYDKIQEDDSIDILGLTTFAPGVPLTIVLNHKDGSKDEIKANHTYNEQQIEWFKAGAALNIIRQSVAQ; from the coding sequence ATGGCTTTTGATATTGAAATGATTAAAGGTGTCTATGCCAGAATGGGAGAACGCATTAGTGCTGCCCGTCAGGCTGTAGGACGTCCGTTGACCTTAGCAGAAAAGATTTTATATGGTCACTTATTCGAAGGCAAACCAACTAAACCATATGAGCGGGGTAAAGATTATGTAGACTTTGCACCGGATCGTGTTGCGATGCAGGATGCAACAGCTCAGATGGCATTGCTTCAGTTTATGCAGGCAGGTCGTGCTCAGGTAGCCGTTCCAAGTACTGTACATTGTGATCACCTGATTCAGGCAAAAGTTGGTGCAGAGAAAGATCTGGCAGTAGCAAAAGATATTAATAAAGAGGTATATGATTTTTTGGCTTCCGTTTCAGATAAATATGGTATTGGTTTCTGGAAAGCAGGTGCCGGGATCATTCACCAGGTAGTGCTTGAGAACTATGCATTTCCAGGTGGTATGATGATCGGTACAGACTCACACACACCGAATGCAGGCGGTCTTGGAATGATTGCAATTGGTGTTGGTGGTGCAGATGCATGTGATGTTATGGCAGGTCTGGCATGGGAACTGAAGATGCCTAAACTGATTGGTGTTAAATTAACCGGAAAATTAAGTGGCTGGGTATCTGCGAAAGATGTTATTCTTTGGGTAGCAGGTCAGTTAACGGTAAAAGGTGGTACCGGATATATTGTAGAATATTTTGGAGAAGGAGCTGAAAGCTTGTCCGCAACGGGCAAAGCTACTATTTGTAACATGGGTGCAGAAATTGGTGCTACCACATCTGTATTTGCCTACGATGAAAAAATGAAGGCTTATCTGGAATCTACCAGTCGTGCAGATGTAGCAGCAGAAGCAGACAAAGTAAAAGATAATTTACGTTCAGATGCTGAAGTGTATGCCGACCCTGCTAAATTCTATGATCAGTTACTGGAACTGAACCTATCAGAACTGGAACCTTATGTAAACGGACCATATACTCCGGATCTGGCTTGGCCTATCTCTAAATTTGCTCAGGCGGTAAAAGAAAATAACTACCCTCAAAAACTGGAGGTAGGGCTGATTGGCTCTTGCACCAACTCCTCATATGAAGATATGACCCGTGCAGCATCTGTTGCAAAACAAGCTGCAACCAAAAAGCTAAAAGCAAAAGCTGAATTTACAGTTACTCCTGGTTCTGAACTGGTACGTTACACAGCTGAACGAGACGGTTTGCTAGGTATTTTTGAAAGCATTGGTGGAGTGGTAATGGCTAACGCCTGTGGACCTTGTATCGGACAGTGGGCCCGTCATATTGACGATCCGAATCGTGCCAACTCTATCATTACTTCATTTAACCGTAACTTTGCGAAACGGAATGATGGTTTATCTGCAACCCGTTCATTTGTAGCCTCTCCTGAGATTGTAACAGCCATGGTTATTGCAGGTGATCTGACTTTCAACCCAATGAAAGACAAGCTGATCAACGAAGATGGTCAGGAAGTTATGCTCGATGAGCCTGTTGGCTTGGAAGCTCCAACCAAAGGATATGCGGTAGAAGATGCTGGTTATCAAGCTCCAGCAGAAGACGGTAGCAAAGTACAGGTACTTGTTGATCCCAAATCAGATCGTTTACAATTACTGGATCCATTTGCCCCATGGGAAGGTGTGGATTTGAAAGGATTGAAATTGTTGATCAAAGCAAAAGGAAAATGTACTACTGACCATATCTCTATGGCAGGCCCTTGGTTAAAATACCGTGGTCACCTGGACAACATCTCCAATAATATGCTGATTGGCGCATTAAATTATTACAATGATGCTACCAACAAAGTAAAAAATCAGCTGGATGGCAGCTATGATGAAGTCCCCAAAGTACAACGTGCATACAAAGCCGCTGGTATTGGTTCTATTGTAGTAGGTGATGAAAACTATGGAGAAGGTTCTTCCCGTGAGCATGCAGCTATGGAGCCTCGTTTTCTGGGTGTACGTGTGATTCTGGTAAAATCATTTGCCCGTATCCATGAAACCAACCTGAAAAAGCAAGGCATGCTGGCGCTAACTTTTGCAAATCCTGCTGACTATGACAAAATTCAGGAAGATGACAGCATTGATATCCTGGGTCTGACTACTTTTGCTCCCGGTGTTCCATTGACTATCGTTCTGAATCACAAAGATGGTTCTAAAGACGAAATAAAAGCGAACCATACCTATAACGAGCAACAAATTGAATGGTTTAAAGCAGGTGCTGCATTGAACATCATTCGTCAGTCAGTAGCTCAATAA
- a CDS encoding gliding motility-associated C-terminal domain-containing protein, whose product MIIQLNYSDNKTTLHVSTAMVLACKKIPRYLRSVSLLCILFISSISIVNAQCPDFTIPPTICAGGNCAGGTLIPLGQDTSGIAGYIWYVTAPDGDVDTVQTKDLVYSFGNPGSYQISLSVIRGTDTLVCSTKAATVQQGVSDFTIGPDNNMGPQEEEICKGTSITLQAVFQQGGSAPAGATYLWSTGATTPTITVDTVGCYSVTITDPNTGCSKTNKVNLKVYKPSEQDQQEKKEISRWYFGNGSGVIFYNTSGPEATTGSANTPEGTSAISDASGKFLFYTDGRNVYDKTGAPMKDVNGNNVTVAANNGLHGGENSTQAVLIVAQPGCNDCEPVYYVFTTTDISSTGSVLEYSIVDMRLNGGLGQVTRKNVILYSSSTERVVSVKSTATTGDATTWIVTHDFNTNTFRVYPLTASGLGSSKTYNVGNVHGASTENGEGYLKAYEDKVVVVIPGANGEENIVQVFPFDSETGEVKSPPITINLGTAPPKAYGVEIVEDSTLYVSLAGSGADSSRILGFDLRSGVDSLIQKTKRSIFATTSYTIGALQLDPNGQNLYVAQQGQTSLGQITNYTTLASAGYNANAVTLTATSELGLPNTGPPQNDAYGQRFTFSDAPCTLEGKPVTITFKASPDRAGGDPTKSSYAWTFTGATVSNVPFSLIVPDGGLGVNDSIAVTFPGPGSYKAALTITNDCQSEVIDPQTVIIPLQPPLTNMRDTSVCAGTVVTLDPYRNIPGPSGTVSYTWITPAKDSIPGGGTFSATLPGVYTVIVSTGQCSVTDSMRVSYSSIDVNLGNDTLLCSQSTLVLNAGNPGAKYEWYQLGNTQVLSTTQTFSVSPTANVSYLVKVTDAVTGCTDSDTISIGVRKNPNVTITTKPSSSCTAGDGAAELTTTDPDKGTYIYTWLDSDRSPLFPSGIGQITGIENRAPGTYYLVIMGPTICLTTIPFSIGDNSADAPQFTSNAPVQLTCDQTTGTLELTPSTSNITSYQLATTDGSVVSSGSSLTSKLTIAGLIPGSYLLTGNYGGSGCTFSFTYEVKAAPGKPQVQGVGTVIDCQTAQLSATGVLGDVSSFQWNRLDGTAITTNADGTATVTQAGTYILSATGSTGCVAKDTVVITLGSPGTASIANYTPVCEGSSVVLTANTSPAFDSYTWVRPDGTSVSGTQITATISGEYKLIARNTATNCVDTVSTTPFVKPPDAPSPTPPGPVCAGNPIPSVGLTGSVRWYADADKTQFLSDSPTYLSTLNTDTPGTTTYYVSQIVGCESPVIAVTVTIIEAPVVNLGNDTAVCAGNPVVLNATVSGTGVTYKWSTGATTPTITVSSAGTYSVAVTSGSCTISDTIKITYLTAPVVNVVQRQVALCLEEGANNVTLDAGPGTNYTYVWTLAGSATVLGTEQKLTVTQLGTYVVTVNNGSVCPGRDTVRVVNICRPILELPQAFSPNSDGHNDVLEVFSKHVGSFKIMIFNRWGEVVYAFETTNLYEAATGDAFPLWDGKYRGQDAPTGTYSWRAVYTSRYYPEEAPVERRGGILLIR is encoded by the coding sequence GTGATCATACAACTTAATTATTCTGATAACAAGACTACTTTACACGTTTCAACTGCTATGGTTCTGGCCTGCAAAAAGATACCAAGGTATCTGCGCTCAGTGAGCTTATTGTGTATTCTATTTATTTCCAGTATTTCAATAGTCAATGCACAGTGTCCGGACTTCACTATTCCACCTACAATTTGTGCTGGAGGTAATTGTGCTGGAGGTACTCTCATTCCTTTAGGCCAGGATACCTCAGGAATTGCAGGGTATATCTGGTATGTTACTGCTCCAGATGGAGATGTGGATACTGTTCAGACAAAAGATCTGGTTTATTCCTTTGGAAATCCTGGTTCTTATCAGATCTCCCTTTCAGTGATCAGAGGTACTGATACCTTGGTTTGTAGCACCAAAGCCGCAACTGTGCAGCAGGGTGTCAGTGATTTTACTATAGGTCCTGATAATAATATGGGACCTCAGGAAGAGGAAATCTGTAAGGGAACCTCTATTACATTACAGGCCGTCTTTCAGCAGGGTGGAAGTGCTCCTGCTGGTGCTACTTATTTATGGTCTACAGGTGCAACTACTCCAACCATTACAGTAGATACTGTTGGCTGTTATTCCGTAACGATTACAGATCCTAATACAGGCTGCTCGAAAACTAATAAAGTCAATCTAAAGGTATATAAACCCAGTGAACAAGACCAACAGGAAAAGAAAGAAATTTCCCGTTGGTATTTTGGTAATGGGTCCGGAGTAATTTTCTATAACACGTCAGGACCAGAAGCAACTACTGGTAGTGCAAACACTCCCGAAGGTACCTCTGCTATTTCAGATGCATCTGGAAAGTTTCTGTTTTATACGGATGGTAGAAATGTCTATGATAAAACCGGAGCTCCTATGAAAGATGTTAATGGAAACAATGTCACTGTTGCTGCTAATAATGGACTACATGGAGGTGAAAATTCGACACAGGCTGTGTTGATTGTTGCCCAACCCGGTTGTAATGATTGTGAGCCTGTGTATTATGTATTTACAACGACAGACATTTCCTCAACGGGCTCAGTATTAGAATATAGTATTGTGGATATGCGCTTAAATGGTGGGCTTGGCCAGGTGACTCGAAAAAATGTGATTTTGTATAGTTCCAGTACAGAACGTGTAGTTTCGGTTAAGTCTACAGCAACAACAGGAGATGCTACTACCTGGATTGTAACTCATGATTTCAATACCAATACATTTCGGGTGTATCCATTAACCGCCAGTGGTTTAGGTTCTTCTAAAACTTATAATGTAGGAAATGTACATGGAGCCAGTACAGAAAATGGCGAAGGATATCTAAAAGCATACGAAGATAAAGTTGTTGTTGTGATACCTGGAGCAAATGGTGAAGAAAATATTGTACAAGTATTTCCATTTGATAGTGAGACTGGAGAAGTAAAATCTCCTCCTATTACAATCAATCTTGGTACTGCACCTCCCAAAGCGTATGGAGTGGAGATTGTGGAGGATAGTACTTTATATGTATCATTGGCAGGGAGTGGTGCTGACAGCTCCCGTATTCTTGGGTTTGATCTGCGTTCAGGAGTAGATAGTTTGATCCAAAAGACAAAACGTTCTATTTTTGCCACTACCAGCTACACAATTGGAGCCTTACAACTTGATCCCAATGGTCAAAATCTCTATGTGGCTCAACAAGGTCAGACATCATTAGGTCAGATTACAAACTATACCACTTTAGCTAGTGCTGGTTATAATGCGAATGCTGTTACATTAACTGCTACTAGCGAATTGGGTTTACCTAATACGGGTCCACCACAAAATGATGCATATGGACAACGTTTTACCTTTTCCGATGCACCTTGTACGCTGGAAGGTAAACCTGTGACAATTACATTTAAGGCTAGTCCAGATAGGGCAGGCGGAGATCCAACCAAATCTTCGTATGCCTGGACATTTACAGGAGCTACTGTCTCCAATGTGCCTTTTTCTCTGATAGTACCTGATGGTGGCTTGGGTGTAAATGATAGTATCGCTGTTACCTTTCCGGGCCCGGGAAGCTACAAAGCTGCATTGACTATTACTAACGACTGTCAGTCTGAGGTTATAGATCCACAAACAGTTATTATTCCTCTTCAACCACCTCTTACCAATATGCGGGATACTTCCGTTTGTGCAGGAACAGTGGTGACATTAGATCCCTATCGGAATATACCAGGTCCTTCCGGAACAGTTTCTTATACCTGGATTACACCAGCTAAAGATAGTATTCCCGGAGGTGGAACATTTAGTGCAACATTGCCTGGAGTGTATACGGTGATTGTTTCTACGGGACAATGCTCTGTAACGGATAGCATGCGTGTTAGCTATAGTTCTATCGATGTCAATTTAGGTAACGATACGCTTTTGTGTAGTCAGAGCACACTAGTGCTGAATGCCGGCAATCCTGGTGCTAAGTATGAATGGTACCAATTGGGTAATACACAAGTTTTGAGTACTACCCAGACTTTTTCTGTATCGCCTACGGCCAATGTTTCTTATCTGGTAAAGGTGACGGATGCCGTAACCGGCTGTACTGATAGTGATACTATTTCTATTGGTGTGAGAAAGAATCCTAATGTAACAATAACTACTAAACCTTCATCTAGTTGTACTGCTGGAGATGGTGCTGCTGAATTGACGACTACAGATCCAGATAAGGGTACTTATATTTATACATGGTTGGATAGTGATCGTAGTCCTTTATTTCCTAGTGGTATTGGACAAATCACAGGTATAGAGAATAGAGCACCAGGTACCTATTATTTGGTAATTATGGGTCCTACGATCTGTCTTACTACGATTCCATTCTCAATAGGAGATAATTCAGCAGATGCACCTCAGTTTACAAGCAACGCACCTGTGCAGTTAACTTGTGATCAAACTACTGGTACATTAGAGTTAACTCCTTCTACATCTAACATTACCTCTTATCAATTAGCAACTACAGATGGATCTGTTGTTAGCAGTGGAAGTAGTTTAACTAGCAAACTTACCATTGCTGGCTTAATCCCAGGATCTTATTTACTGACAGGTAATTATGGCGGTTCTGGCTGTACATTTTCTTTTACATATGAAGTAAAAGCTGCTCCAGGTAAGCCTCAGGTACAAGGTGTGGGCACTGTTATAGACTGTCAGACTGCTCAATTATCAGCAACAGGTGTACTGGGTGATGTTTCTTCTTTCCAATGGAATAGATTGGATGGTACTGCTATTACTACAAATGCAGATGGAACTGCTACTGTAACACAAGCGGGAACATATATTTTGTCAGCTACAGGGTCTACAGGCTGTGTAGCCAAAGACACTGTAGTTATTACCTTGGGGTCTCCAGGTACAGCTTCAATTGCAAATTATACACCTGTATGTGAAGGTAGTAGTGTAGTATTGACGGCAAATACCAGTCCAGCTTTTGATAGCTACACCTGGGTTCGTCCAGATGGTACAAGTGTTTCCGGAACACAAATTACTGCAACAATTTCAGGTGAATACAAGCTAATAGCACGTAATACTGCTACCAATTGTGTAGATACTGTATCTACCACTCCATTTGTTAAACCACCTGATGCACCTTCTCCTACACCTCCGGGTCCAGTTTGTGCTGGAAATCCTATACCAAGCGTTGGATTAACAGGATCAGTTAGATGGTATGCAGATGCTGACAAAACGCAGTTCTTAAGTGATTCACCTACTTATCTGTCTACGCTCAATACTGATACTCCAGGCACTACCACCTACTATGTGAGTCAAATTGTTGGATGTGAAAGTCCTGTAATTGCTGTTACAGTAACAATTATTGAGGCCCCTGTAGTAAATCTAGGTAATGATACCGCTGTATGTGCAGGCAATCCTGTTGTATTAAATGCTACAGTTTCAGGTACAGGTGTCACATACAAGTGGAGTACAGGAGCTACCACGCCTACTATTACAGTTAGCTCGGCAGGTACATACAGCGTTGCTGTTACTTCTGGATCTTGTACTATAAGTGATACAATTAAAATTACGTATTTGACTGCTCCAGTTGTAAATGTAGTACAAAGACAAGTAGCACTGTGTCTGGAAGAGGGCGCAAACAATGTTACATTGGATGCGGGACCAGGTACCAACTATACCTATGTCTGGACACTTGCAGGTAGTGCAACAGTTTTAGGAACTGAACAAAAGCTCACAGTTACTCAATTAGGAACATATGTAGTCACTGTCAATAATGGTAGTGTATGTCCAGGTAGAGATACTGTAAGAGTAGTTAATATATGTAGGCCTATACTGGAACTTCCACAGGCTTTCTCCCCAAATTCTGATGGACACAATGATGTGCTGGAAGTATTTTCAAAGCATGTGGGGTCGTTTAAGATTATGATTTTTAATCGCTGGGGTGAAGTTGTATATGCTTTTGAAACTACTAATCTATATGAGGCGGCTACAGGTGATGCTTTTCCACTATGGGATGGTAAATATAGAGGACAGGATGCTCCTACTGGTACCTATTCATGGCGTGCTGTATACACATCCCGATATTATCCTGAAGAGGCTCCAGTGGAGCGAAGAGGGGGTATACTGCTGATCAGATAA
- a CDS encoding type IX secretion system membrane protein PorP/SprF produces the protein MRKILSIILIVFCNLVAWAQDPQFSQFYANPLYLNPALAGGAHATRLTANYRHQWPALDANYLTYSAGVDTYLPRINSGIGLIIMRDQQAFARYNSIDIGAQYAYELQVSNLIAVRAGLQFSYVNRSINYFGLTFGDQFDGKGGFTLPSDDDLANNKNPAALNYLNVSAGGMVYTSRAWLGFSAHNLTRPNQAYTETNSPLPVRFTVHGGIKIPLDDNTKHGLAEDKTAPERSISPVFLYKAQGKYDQFDVGMYLTYEPVVFGIWYRGLPIKRYEVGINNNDAMVFLVGFKQSGLSIGYSYDLTISNLGTATGGSHELSLSYEFPPAAPKKHVKRRVKRLPCPKF, from the coding sequence ATGCGAAAGATTTTATCTATAATTTTGATTGTTTTCTGCAATCTTGTTGCCTGGGCTCAGGATCCTCAGTTCTCACAGTTTTATGCCAATCCTCTTTATTTGAATCCGGCGTTGGCAGGAGGGGCGCATGCAACACGCCTTACAGCAAACTATCGGCATCAGTGGCCAGCTTTGGATGCTAATTATCTTACGTATTCTGCAGGAGTAGATACCTATCTTCCCAGAATCAATAGTGGGATTGGTTTAATCATTATGCGGGATCAGCAAGCCTTTGCACGGTATAATTCGATTGATATAGGTGCACAATATGCTTATGAATTGCAGGTGAGTAATTTAATAGCTGTTCGGGCGGGCCTGCAATTCTCCTATGTAAACCGTAGTATCAACTATTTTGGTCTCACTTTCGGGGATCAGTTTGACGGAAAAGGAGGTTTTACACTTCCTAGCGACGATGATCTGGCCAATAATAAAAATCCTGCGGCACTAAATTACCTGAATGTTTCTGCAGGAGGTATGGTATATACCAGTCGGGCCTGGTTGGGCTTCTCTGCTCATAATCTGACACGCCCGAATCAAGCTTATACGGAGACAAACAGCCCTCTCCCTGTGCGGTTTACGGTACATGGAGGAATTAAAATCCCATTGGATGATAATACAAAACATGGTTTGGCAGAGGATAAAACAGCACCAGAACGCAGTATTAGTCCTGTATTCCTTTACAAAGCACAAGGCAAATACGATCAGTTTGATGTAGGTATGTATCTTACTTATGAACCAGTAGTATTTGGTATATGGTACAGAGGACTCCCTATCAAACGTTATGAAGTAGGTATTAACAATAATGACGCAATGGTATTTTTGGTTGGATTTAAACAGTCAGGATTGTCCATTGGCTATAGTTATGACCTCACAATTTCCAATCTGGGAACAGCTACTGGTGGTTCTCATGAACTATCTCTTTCGTACGAATTTCCACCAGCTGCCCCCAAAAAACATGTTAAGCGAAGAGTGAAACGATTGCCTTGTCCAAAATTTTAA
- a CDS encoding head GIN domain-containing protein, translated as MKTRITLLTFVLNCIVNIYLTSFAQDRIKGNGHIVEKTFSVSSFDEIKIEGVFTIHLTQGNTESVKIAIDDNLLQYITVENENDRLIVKWTKNQHQSINNVKSDLYITFKNLQELNLNHVGKLQTTNTLKLQDLVVNVNSVGETNLTLNAQSLTIRHDGVGSLNLDGTAKEATIKCSGVGSLKAFDLVVDKLNLNCSGVGSAEVTAEKEISISASGVGGVRYQGNAKTLQLNASGIGKVKKV; from the coding sequence ATGAAAACCAGAATAACTCTTCTCACATTCGTTTTAAATTGTATTGTGAATATCTACCTTACTTCCTTTGCACAGGACAGGATTAAAGGCAATGGTCACATTGTGGAAAAGACATTTTCAGTAAGTTCATTTGATGAGATTAAAATCGAAGGTGTATTTACTATACATCTTACTCAAGGAAATACAGAATCTGTAAAAATAGCTATTGATGATAATCTGCTTCAATATATTACTGTTGAAAATGAAAACGATCGGTTAATCGTAAAATGGACAAAAAACCAACATCAATCTATTAACAATGTAAAATCAGATCTCTATATCACTTTTAAGAATCTTCAGGAACTCAATCTTAATCATGTTGGAAAGCTTCAAACTACAAACACGTTGAAATTACAGGATCTGGTTGTAAATGTGAATAGTGTTGGCGAAACAAATTTGACTCTCAATGCACAATCGCTTACTATTCGCCATGATGGAGTTGGTAGTCTAAACCTCGACGGAACAGCCAAGGAGGCAACAATCAAATGTTCAGGAGTTGGCAGTCTAAAAGCGTTTGATCTTGTTGTTGATAAGCTCAACCTAAACTGTAGTGGTGTAGGTAGTGCCGAAGTGACTGCAGAAAAAGAAATCTCCATTAGTGCCAGTGGGGTTGGAGGAGTGCGGTATCAGGGAAATGCAAAAACACTTCAATTGAATGCATCTGGAATTGGCAAAGTAAAAAAAGTATAA